The proteins below are encoded in one region of Clostridium fermenticellae:
- a CDS encoding DUF6115 domain-containing protein, with translation MNAIILIVLGVFLIVFNVRAVKNDKKSFDGILSDKQNNVKDYEVEITKLREEFSNTILELQKEIEDLKARPIKYEGKDYEIINNVSRKNKNNGEKLSKIYEGKVHNKVSNGVNVNEIKELLDSGISIDDICKKLDMNKGEVLLVKELYVK, from the coding sequence ATGAATGCTATTATACTTATAGTGCTTGGTGTTTTTTTAATAGTTTTTAATGTAAGGGCTGTTAAAAATGATAAGAAATCTTTTGACGGTATTTTAAGTGACAAACAGAACAATGTCAAAGATTATGAGGTAGAAATTACAAAGCTGAGAGAAGAATTTTCTAATACAATATTAGAACTTCAAAAAGAAATAGAAGATTTAAAGGCAAGACCCATAAAGTATGAAGGAAAAGATTACGAAATAATAAATAATGTTTCTAGAAAAAATAAAAATAATGGAGAAAAACTGTCTAAGATATATGAAGGAAAAGTTCATAACAAAGTTTCAAATGGAGTAAATGTAAATGAAATAAAAGAACTTCTGGATTCAGGTATTTCTATTGATGATATATGCAAAAAATTAGATATGAATAAGGGGGAAGTATTATTAGTAAAAGAATTATACGTAAAATAA
- a CDS encoding flagellar basal body-associated FliL family protein yields the protein MENKVEKKGKRKLIILVLVLIIIVCVGVYLGYSLFLKDKLGSEGVSAKQQQLQQTQAVQAGQTTQTITQQIVSSKTYELSKDDILVNLADTDSSRYLKVNIYLGYDSKKLDSELEEKQPIIMDTVINVLRTKKAADISSAKGLETVKVELIQRINPLLQKGQINNIYFSNVLVQ from the coding sequence ATGGAGAATAAGGTAGAAAAAAAAGGAAAACGAAAGTTAATAATATTGGTTTTAGTGCTGATTATTATTGTATGCGTTGGAGTTTACCTCGGGTATTCCCTATTTTTGAAAGATAAATTGGGGTCTGAAGGTGTATCTGCGAAACAACAACAGCTTCAGCAGACTCAAGCTGTACAAGCTGGACAGACTACACAAACTATAACACAGCAGATTGTGTCAAGTAAAACTTATGAATTAAGTAAAGATGATATATTGGTTAATTTGGCTGATACTGATTCCAGCAGATACTTAAAGGTTAATATTTATCTTGGTTATGATTCTAAAAAGCTTGACTCAGAGTTAGAGGAAAAACAACCTATAATAATGGATACAGTTATAAATGTTTTAAGGACAAAAAAAGCTGCTGATATATCATCAGCTAAAGGATTAGAAACAGTTAAAGTTGAGCTTATACAGAGGATAAATCCGCTGCTTCAAAAAGGTCAGATAAATAATATTTATTTCAGCAATGTTTTAGTTCAATAA
- a CDS encoding flagellar FlbD family protein, which produces MIRVTGLDNKEFLLNADHIEKLEQIPESLIVLTNGRKYLVKETIEEIVNRVIEYKRKIFIQYTK; this is translated from the coding sequence ATGATAAGAGTTACTGGACTTGATAATAAAGAATTTCTTTTAAATGCAGATCACATAGAAAAATTGGAGCAAATTCCTGAAAGTTTAATAGTACTTACAAATGGTAGAAAATATTTAGTAAAGGAAACAATTGAAGAAATAGTAAATAGAGTTATAGAGTATAAGAGGAAAATATTTATTCAGTATACTAAGTGA
- a CDS encoding flagellar hook-basal body complex protein, which produces MIRGIYTAVSGMITQEAKQDIITNNLANVNTVGFKKDDLAVRSFDDMVIQNYDKVVGGKNIRNIIGTLNNGSEIDSVNTDYTSGTIQSTGISTDFAIDGRGFFTVNRNGQNYYTRDGHFHVNPQGYLVTDSGDYVSCEQNQRLFVGNNEISCDPGGNITISDHNGNVVGQDKFATVDFDDYNNLQKIGDNLFEGNNAHTANVTVKQNSLERSNVNTVNEIVNMLTTMRTFETNQKVVQSIDETLDKVVNQVGSVK; this is translated from the coding sequence ATGATAAGAGGTATTTACACGGCTGTTTCTGGAATGATTACTCAGGAGGCTAAACAGGATATTATAACCAATAATTTAGCTAATGTTAATACAGTTGGATTTAAAAAAGATGATTTAGCCGTACGAAGTTTTGATGATATGGTTATACAAAATTATGATAAGGTTGTTGGCGGCAAAAATATAAGAAATATAATTGGAACCTTGAATAACGGCAGTGAAATTGATTCTGTAAATACAGATTATACTTCAGGGACTATACAGTCAACGGGTATATCTACTGATTTCGCAATAGATGGAAGGGGATTCTTTACAGTAAATAGAAATGGACAAAATTATTATACCAGGGATGGACATTTTCATGTAAATCCACAAGGATATTTGGTTACAGATAGTGGTGATTATGTTTCATGTGAGCAAAATCAAAGATTATTTGTTGGAAATAATGAAATCTCATGTGATCCCGGGGGGAATATCACTATTTCAGATCATAATGGGAATGTTGTTGGACAGGATAAGTTTGCCACAGTAGATTTTGATGATTACAATAATCTACAGAAAATTGGAGATAATCTGTTTGAAGGAAATAATGCACATACCGCTAATGTGACAGTTAAGCAAAATAGTCTTGAAAGGTCTAATGTTAATACTGTAAATGAAATAGTAAATATGCTCACTACTATGAGGACTTTTGAAACAAATCAAAAAGTAGTTCAGTCTATAGACGAGACTTTAGATAAAGTTGTGAATCAAGTTGGAAGTGTAAAATAA
- a CDS encoding MinD/ParA family protein yields the protein MMDQADRLRELVKKKTEKKNKAISKKTQLPRIITVTSGKGGVGKSNFVVSLSIYLQRNGNKVLIFDADMGMGNDDVIMGFLPKYNVYDVIFNDKKIEEVVTETQFGVKLLPAGNDVSKFEEVTHEQRTKFIDKLSILEDVDYIIIDTGAGINRSVLAFIACCEELIVVTTPEPTSLTDAYSLLKAVNYFKLKDDIELVVNRAANEEDGKHTYDKFSSVVRRFLNIKLNYLGNMSDDKKVSQSVRMQQPFLVKYPYAKVSLDLENIANKIMGHSGNKKGTTVQGLFRKLFNIFS from the coding sequence ATGATGGATCAAGCTGATAGATTGAGAGAACTTGTAAAAAAAAAGACAGAGAAAAAAAATAAAGCTATTTCAAAGAAAACTCAGTTACCTAGAATTATAACTGTAACGTCAGGAAAAGGTGGAGTTGGTAAAAGTAATTTTGTTGTAAGCTTATCAATATATCTTCAGAGAAATGGCAATAAAGTACTGATATTTGATGCTGATATGGGGATGGGCAATGATGATGTTATTATGGGATTTTTACCTAAATATAATGTATATGATGTAATATTTAATGATAAAAAGATAGAAGAGGTTGTTACTGAGACTCAATTTGGTGTGAAATTACTTCCGGCAGGTAACGATGTATCTAAATTTGAAGAGGTAACGCACGAGCAGAGAACAAAGTTTATAGATAAGCTGTCAATTTTGGAGGATGTAGACTATATAATAATAGATACAGGTGCTGGAATTAATAGAAGTGTACTTGCCTTCATAGCTTGCTGCGAAGAACTTATAGTTGTTACCACACCTGAACCGACATCGCTTACGGATGCATATAGCCTGCTTAAAGCGGTAAATTATTTTAAACTCAAGGACGACATTGAACTTGTTGTGAATAGAGCTGCAAATGAGGAGGATGGAAAGCACACTTATGATAAGTTTAGCAGTGTAGTTAGGAGATTCCTAAACATTAAGTTAAATTACCTGGGAAATATGAGTGATGACAAGAAAGTTTCTCAATCAGTCAGGATGCAGCAGCCATTTTTAGTAAAATACCCATATGCTAAGGTATCACTTGATCTAGAAAATATAGCTAATAAGATTATGGGGCATAGTGGAAATAAGAAAGGTACAACTGTGCAGGGACTGTTTAGGAAACTGTTTAATATTTTTTCATAA
- a CDS encoding fused FliR family export protein/FlhB family type III secretion system protein: protein MIDTVYFTALVLISIRLFCFFIVVPIFFPNGVPNIVKVGISLIMAYILIPGINYTGINNINSSIPFIMNCVNEAAIGFTLGTIVNFCFIAARFAGNLMDMQIGFAMMSQYDPTSNSNTTLIEHLLYWFSMVIFFAVDGHHMLIKALISSFDVVKLGQFVLTQNSITFIIKAFIEFFNIGLRIAIPIVLILFMTDLTMGLIARTVPQLNVMILGLPIKILVGFASICLALPIIAHIIQNSFYEVQDAIKGFYKTIPLILIFATDDKTEEATPHKKSESRKKGQIAKSKELSLAFTLLACTITLLAFGSYAGSSLKATMIAFLNNYLNQSLSYNSVKEVTLIMVIRIAAVFLPITLPIMLMGILVNFIQTGALFTTEPLKPDFSKLNPINGFKRMFSMRSFMELIKDIAIVLVVGIIGFKFVKENYTYILTLGNLNPPFILEAIGKLTVSIFFRITLCMVIISIIDYVFQRYQYNKDLKMSKQEVKEEFKQDEGDPQIKGKIKQKQREMATRRMMQEVPKATVVVTNPTHISVALKYEKGKNSAPVVVAKGADLIALKIKEIAKENDVPIVENKPLARLIYSEVELNRAIPMEMYQSVAEIIALVYSTKR from the coding sequence TTGATTGATACAGTATATTTCACAGCACTTGTTTTGATAAGCATAAGGTTATTTTGCTTTTTCATAGTGGTTCCAATATTTTTTCCAAATGGAGTACCTAATATAGTTAAGGTTGGAATTTCACTTATAATGGCATATATTTTGATACCAGGTATAAATTATACCGGGATAAACAATATAAACAGCAGTATACCATTTATTATGAATTGTGTAAATGAAGCGGCAATTGGATTTACTTTAGGAACTATAGTTAATTTCTGCTTTATAGCTGCAAGGTTTGCAGGAAACCTTATGGACATGCAGATAGGTTTTGCCATGATGTCACAGTATGATCCAACATCAAACAGTAATACTACACTGATAGAGCATTTACTTTATTGGTTTAGTATGGTTATTTTCTTTGCAGTTGATGGACACCATATGCTTATCAAAGCACTTATAAGCAGTTTTGATGTTGTAAAACTAGGGCAGTTTGTGCTGACACAAAATTCTATAACATTTATAATAAAAGCTTTCATAGAGTTTTTTAATATAGGGCTCAGGATAGCAATACCAATTGTTTTAATACTTTTTATGACAGATTTAACTATGGGACTCATAGCAAGAACTGTTCCACAATTGAATGTAATGATTCTTGGACTTCCGATAAAGATATTAGTTGGATTTGCTTCTATATGTTTAGCTCTTCCAATAATTGCACATATAATTCAGAATTCTTTTTATGAAGTTCAGGATGCGATAAAAGGATTCTACAAAACCATACCGCTTATTTTAATATTTGCTACTGATGACAAGACAGAGGAAGCAACTCCTCATAAGAAAAGTGAATCAAGAAAAAAGGGACAGATAGCTAAAAGTAAAGAACTTAGTTTGGCATTTACGCTTCTTGCTTGTACAATAACATTACTGGCCTTTGGGTCTTATGCTGGAAGCAGCTTAAAAGCAACTATGATTGCCTTTTTAAACAATTATTTAAATCAGAGTTTAAGCTATAACAGTGTAAAGGAGGTCACCTTGATCATGGTGATCAGAATTGCGGCAGTTTTTTTGCCAATTACGTTGCCAATTATGCTTATGGGGATACTTGTAAATTTTATTCAAACAGGAGCTTTATTTACAACAGAACCTTTAAAACCAGACTTTTCAAAATTAAATCCTATAAATGGTTTTAAAAGAATGTTTTCAATGAGATCCTTTATGGAGCTAATTAAAGACATAGCTATAGTTTTAGTTGTTGGAATTATAGGTTTTAAATTTGTTAAAGAGAATTATACATATATATTGACACTTGGGAACCTTAATCCTCCGTTTATATTAGAGGCAATTGGAAAACTAACTGTAAGTATATTCTTTAGAATAACATTATGTATGGTTATTATATCTATAATTGATTATGTGTTTCAGAGATATCAATATAATAAGGATTTAAAAATGTCCAAGCAGGAAGTGAAAGAAGAATTTAAGCAAGATGAAGGAGATCCTCAAATAAAAGGTAAGATAAAACAAAAACAGAGAGAGATGGCAACAAGAAGAATGATGCAGGAAGTACCTAAAGCAACAGTTGTTGTAACAAATCCTACTCATATTTCAGTAGCTTTAAAATATGAAAAAGGTAAAAATAGTGCACCAGTAGTTGTAGCAAAGGGAGCAGATCTTATTGCTCTTAAAATAAAAGAGATTGCTAAGGAAAATGATGTACCTATAGTTGAAAATAAACCTTTGGCAAGGCTTATATATTCAGAAGTAGAATTGAATAGAGCGATACCAATGGAAATGTACCAGTCTGTAGCTGAGATTATAGCACTAGTTTACAGCACAAAAAGATAA
- the flhA gene encoding flagellar biosynthesis protein FlhA — protein MAFVVILVVLMIIIPIPAKLLDIFLAFNITMSVVIILLTMFTTEVLQFSIFPTLLLITTLFRLSLNVSSTRLVLRDAYAGEVINAFGSFVVGGNYVVGIIIFLIIIIIQFVVITSGATRVSEVSARFTLDAMPGKQMSIDADLNSGLIDERGARKRRLNLQQEADFYGAMDGASKFVKGDVIASVIITTINIIAGIIVGVLMKSMDISTAAQTYTKLTIGDGLVSQLPALLISTASGILVTRSGSNENFGNMAVRQLTGFPKVIAITSAVLLFLSIIPGLPHMSFFFLAVCCAIAAYLLYKDAKEQQIQQVEIEQQQITETESKEPENVMNLISVEPMEIEIGYGLIPLADEASGGDLLQRITSVRRQCAIEMGIIVQPIRIRDNLQLKTNEYVIKIRGTVIAKGELMPNMLLCMDPTSSEFEIQGIKTAEPSFGLPAVWINNDQREEAEIKGLTVVDPTTVMVTHLTETIKNHSYELLGRQEVKLLVDSVKEKYSTVVEELIPDLMTIGELQKVLQNLLRERVPIKDMVTIMESLADNSRMTKDIETLTEYVRFALGRSICNPLIDEDGKITVITLDPKIEDLVANNIQKSMQGSFPAIDPDTTSKILSSLKSMLDSSYFYENQPIVMVSPKIRPAFRKLIEMVFPAINVLSLNEIPNDVKIKTEGVVAI, from the coding sequence ATGGCTTTTGTGGTTATACTGGTAGTTTTAATGATTATAATACCAATACCGGCAAAGCTTCTGGACATATTTTTGGCATTTAATATTACAATGTCGGTAGTTATAATACTTTTGACCATGTTTACAACAGAAGTGCTTCAATTTTCAATATTTCCAACGTTATTATTAATTACTACTCTTTTTAGACTGTCTTTAAATGTATCATCTACAAGATTAGTATTAAGAGATGCATATGCCGGAGAGGTAATAAATGCATTTGGAAGTTTTGTTGTTGGAGGAAACTATGTTGTTGGAATAATAATATTCTTAATAATAATAATAATACAGTTTGTAGTAATAACAAGCGGTGCAACAAGAGTTTCAGAGGTATCTGCAAGATTTACTCTTGATGCTATGCCTGGTAAACAAATGAGTATAGATGCAGATTTGAACTCTGGTTTGATTGATGAACGAGGTGCAAGGAAAAGAAGATTAAACCTTCAGCAGGAGGCAGACTTTTATGGTGCCATGGATGGTGCATCAAAGTTTGTAAAGGGAGATGTAATAGCATCTGTGATAATTACTACTATAAATATAATAGCAGGTATCATTGTTGGAGTTTTAATGAAAAGTATGGATATCTCAACTGCTGCACAAACTTATACAAAACTTACAATAGGTGATGGTCTTGTGAGTCAGCTTCCTGCACTTTTGATATCTACAGCATCAGGTATACTTGTTACACGTTCTGGAAGCAACGAAAATTTTGGTAATATGGCGGTAAGGCAGCTTACAGGTTTTCCTAAGGTTATAGCTATAACTTCAGCGGTGCTACTTTTTTTATCTATAATACCGGGACTTCCACATATGTCATTTTTCTTTCTGGCTGTATGCTGTGCTATAGCGGCATATTTATTGTATAAAGACGCAAAAGAACAACAGATACAGCAGGTTGAAATTGAACAGCAGCAAATAACAGAGACTGAAAGCAAGGAACCTGAAAATGTTATGAATTTAATATCAGTTGAACCTATGGAGATTGAAATTGGTTATGGACTTATTCCGTTAGCAGATGAAGCTTCAGGGGGAGATTTACTTCAAAGAATAACTTCTGTAAGACGTCAATGTGCGATAGAAATGGGTATAATTGTACAGCCTATTAGAATAAGAGATAATCTTCAGCTTAAGACTAATGAATATGTTATAAAGATAAGAGGGACAGTAATTGCAAAAGGAGAACTTATGCCTAATATGCTTCTTTGCATGGATCCTACAAGCAGCGAATTTGAAATACAGGGTATTAAAACTGCAGAACCATCCTTTGGACTTCCTGCTGTATGGATAAATAATGATCAAAGAGAAGAAGCTGAAATAAAAGGGCTTACGGTTGTTGATCCAACAACGGTTATGGTAACGCATTTGACTGAAACAATAAAGAATCATTCATATGAGTTGCTTGGAAGACAGGAAGTTAAATTATTAGTTGATTCGGTTAAGGAAAAATACAGTACAGTTGTCGAAGAACTTATACCGGATCTTATGACTATAGGTGAACTCCAAAAAGTACTCCAAAACCTATTAAGAGAGAGAGTACCTATAAAGGATATGGTTACAATAATGGAATCACTTGCAGATAATTCAAGAATGACAAAGGATATAGAGACTTTAACTGAATATGTTAGGTTTGCACTTGGAAGGAGTATATGTAATCCGCTTATAGATGAAGATGGGAAAATAACAGTAATTACTTTAGATCCTAAAATAGAAGATCTTGTTGCAAATAACATACAAAAGTCTATGCAGGGATCTTTTCCAGCAATAGATCCAGATACTACTTCTAAGATATTGAGCTCTTTAAAAAGTATGCTTGATTCGTCGTATTTTTATGAAAACCAACCTATAGTTATGGTATCACCTAAAATAAGACCTGCTTTTAGAAAACTTATAGAAATGGTTTTCCCGGCAATTAATGTACTGTCGCTTAATGAGATACCAAATGATGTGAAAATAAAAACTGAAGGGGTGGTTGCGATATAA
- the fliQ gene encoding flagellar biosynthesis protein FliQ, giving the protein MSENMIMSIIKDAVQTGLMVSAPILIVSILVGLIISIFQATTQIQEQTLTFVPKLIAIAFVGIITGSWMLHQIVAFTERIFGYIAHITQ; this is encoded by the coding sequence ATGAGCGAAAACATGATAATGAGTATCATAAAGGATGCAGTGCAAACAGGTCTTATGGTATCTGCTCCAATACTGATAGTTTCAATATTAGTTGGTCTTATCATAAGTATATTTCAGGCAACGACGCAAATACAGGAGCAGACACTTACTTTTGTACCAAAACTCATTGCGATAGCTTTTGTTGGAATTATAACAGGAAGTTGGATGCTGCATCAGATTGTTGCTTTTACAGAGAGAATTTTTGGATACATAGCACATATAACACAATGA
- the fliO gene encoding flagellar biosynthetic protein FliO, whose product MDLQFLWMLLKIIIFLPFILLLIYISLKFGGNKLQSMQNGKYIKILERTNVSKTNSLLVVRLGEKIYVMSSTNNEIKIVSELNEEEVLRLEDEKLIPQYSSLEDFLNKTGMKSFLKGKLTILKKEDKNE is encoded by the coding sequence ATGGATTTGCAGTTTTTGTGGATGCTTTTAAAAATAATTATTTTCTTGCCATTTATACTTCTTCTCATATATATATCGTTAAAGTTTGGCGGAAATAAACTGCAAAGTATGCAAAATGGTAAATATATAAAGATTTTGGAGAGAACCAATGTATCAAAGACGAATAGTTTACTTGTGGTTAGATTAGGAGAAAAGATATATGTTATGTCTTCTACAAATAATGAAATAAAGATTGTTTCAGAATTAAATGAAGAGGAAGTATTAAGACTTGAAGATGAAAAACTTATACCACAGTACAGCAGTTTGGAAGATTTTCTAAATAAAACAGGGATGAAAAGTTTTTTAAAAGGTAAACTTACTATATTAAAAAAGGAAGATAAGAATGAATAG
- the flhF gene encoding flagellar biosynthesis protein FlhF: protein MIVKRYVAASMGEVLNKIKYELGNDAIIISQRRVRRKGGFLGLFSKKGVEVTVAINDNSGLQNKADDNINVQNSINAIKRVINKTIDQNEVSKDTSYQVKRNNINTGPIGVNKGIYSNDIINKNNENLISEMREMKEMLDEMMHRSLKDSKSELQVNLENADIDENIAEDILNKVKTIKDDRTQKDKLKEVIKNNITVTDRELKDIVILVGPTGVGKTTTIAKMAGRLALVEKKRVGLLTIDTYRIGAVEQLKTYADIMNIPFRVVFTIKEMETAVESMKDCDVILIDTTGRSSKNVMQISELRAFMKKVNVSSVHLVVSCTTKSRDIDIIADGYRCLNYDSVIITKLDETSTYGSILNICNKTLKPISFVTTGQNVPDDIRLMNSSELASLILREDTL, encoded by the coding sequence ATGATAGTAAAAAGATATGTAGCTGCTAGCATGGGGGAAGTTCTTAATAAAATAAAATATGAACTTGGGAATGATGCGATTATAATAAGTCAAAGAAGGGTCAGGAGGAAAGGGGGATTCCTTGGACTGTTTTCAAAAAAGGGAGTTGAAGTCACCGTAGCAATAAATGACAATAGCGGTTTACAAAATAAAGCGGATGATAATATTAATGTTCAAAATAGTATCAATGCTATAAAAAGAGTTATAAATAAAACAATTGATCAAAATGAAGTTTCTAAAGATACATCTTATCAGGTTAAAAGAAATAATATTAATACGGGTCCGATTGGAGTCAATAAAGGTATATATAGTAATGATATTATAAATAAGAATAATGAGAATCTTATATCAGAGATGCGTGAAATGAAGGAAATGCTCGATGAAATGATGCATAGATCACTTAAAGATTCAAAAAGTGAACTTCAGGTAAATTTAGAAAATGCTGATATTGATGAAAATATAGCAGAGGATATATTGAATAAAGTTAAGACAATTAAGGATGATAGGACTCAAAAAGATAAATTAAAGGAGGTAATCAAAAATAATATAACTGTTACAGACAGAGAATTGAAGGATATTGTTATATTAGTAGGTCCTACAGGAGTTGGAAAGACAACTACAATTGCAAAAATGGCTGGAAGGCTGGCATTAGTTGAGAAGAAAAGGGTTGGATTGTTAACTATTGATACATATAGGATAGGGGCAGTTGAACAACTTAAGACATACGCTGATATTATGAATATACCATTTAGGGTTGTTTTTACAATAAAAGAAATGGAAACCGCTGTAGAAAGTATGAAGGATTGTGATGTTATTTTAATAGATACTACAGGAAGAAGCAGCAAAAATGTAATGCAGATATCCGAACTTAGGGCTTTTATGAAAAAGGTAAATGTGAGTAGTGTACATCTTGTGGTAAGTTGTACTACTAAAAGCAGAGACATTGATATAATAGCAGATGGATACAGATGTTTGAACTATGACAGTGTAATAATAACTAAGCTAGATGAGACATCTACATATGGATCGATATTAAATATATGCAATAAAACTTTAAAACCAATAAGTTTTGTAACTACAGGCCAAAATGTACCGGATGATATAAGATTAATGAATTCAAGTGAATTAGCAAGTTTAATATTGAGAGAGGATACGCTATGA
- a CDS encoding FliA/WhiG family RNA polymerase sigma factor, giving the protein MVLAGDLDIRGELVKKYIPLVKYIASRVIIGKTKYIEYEDLVSYGMIGLMDAINKFDESRGMKFSTYASIRIKGSMIDEIRRNSPISKGAMDKLNRYNSAIEKLQKILGREPSDMEIASELNISLKDMVQIENYINYISIVSLEDLIFSEKDDIPLMRTIQDDNSPSPEKIIEEKEKIEYLTKALDMLCEKDKLVLSLYYYEGLTLKEIGKVLSVSESRVCQLHSRSILHLRKMMEKLKYI; this is encoded by the coding sequence ATGGTATTAGCAGGAGATTTAGATATAAGAGGAGAACTGGTAAAAAAGTATATACCTTTAGTTAAATATATTGCTTCAAGAGTCATAATAGGAAAGACTAAATATATAGAATATGAAGATCTAGTAAGCTATGGAATGATAGGTCTTATGGATGCAATAAATAAATTTGATGAAAGTAGGGGAATGAAATTTTCTACATATGCGTCTATAAGAATAAAAGGGTCAATGATAGATGAAATAAGAAGAAATAGTCCTATATCTAAAGGAGCTATGGACAAGCTAAACAGATACAATTCTGCGATTGAGAAATTACAAAAAATACTAGGAAGAGAACCATCCGATATGGAGATAGCTAGTGAATTAAATATATCTCTAAAGGACATGGTGCAAATTGAAAATTATATAAATTATATATCCATTGTATCACTGGAGGATTTGATTTTCTCAGAAAAAGACGATATTCCTCTTATGAGAACAATTCAAGATGATAATAGCCCAAGTCCTGAAAAAATAATAGAAGAAAAGGAAAAAATAGAGTATCTTACTAAAGCTCTAGACATGCTATGTGAAAAGGATAAGCTTGTGTTATCACTTTATTATTATGAAGGGTTAACTCTTAAAGAAATAGGAAAAGTTTTGAGTGTATCAGAATCCAGGGTATGTCAGCTTCACAGCAGATCTATTCTTCATCTTAGAAAAATGATGGAAAAATTAAAATATATCTAG
- the fliP gene encoding flagellar type III secretion system pore protein FliP (The bacterial flagellar biogenesis protein FliP forms a type III secretion system (T3SS)-type pore required for flagellar assembly.) yields the protein MNRRRSKIFIAILAVLCVSLITVTNVHAAPQNLTVPNVNMSIDNSGTPQQYVSNIKLLIVLTILTLLPSFIMMMTSFVRIIVVFGFLRNAIGTQQSPPNQVLIGLALFLTIFIMLPVYNKINTNAIQPYLNNKITEEQAIDAGAKPLREFMLKSTYKKDFKLFVDQAKLNYKVTKDNAPLYVVVPAYMISELKTAFQIGFLLYIPFMIIDLVVASVLMSMGMFMLPPSMISLPFKLLLFVMVDGWYLLVKSLIVSFQ from the coding sequence ATGAATAGAAGAAGAAGCAAAATTTTTATAGCAATTTTAGCAGTACTGTGTGTATCATTAATTACTGTGACTAATGTACATGCTGCACCACAAAACTTGACTGTTCCTAATGTAAATATGTCAATTGATAATTCTGGTACACCACAGCAGTATGTATCAAATATAAAACTTCTTATAGTACTTACAATTCTTACACTTCTGCCGTCATTTATTATGATGATGACGAGTTTTGTTAGAATTATAGTTGTTTTTGGATTTTTAAGAAATGCAATTGGAACACAACAGTCACCACCCAATCAAGTGCTTATAGGGCTTGCACTTTTTTTGACAATTTTTATAATGCTACCGGTATATAACAAAATTAATACAAATGCTATACAGCCATATTTGAATAATAAAATAACGGAAGAACAAGCAATAGATGCCGGGGCAAAGCCCTTAAGAGAGTTTATGCTCAAAAGTACATATAAAAAGGATTTTAAATTATTTGTAGATCAGGCAAAATTAAACTATAAGGTTACTAAAGATAATGCTCCGCTGTATGTAGTTGTTCCAGCATATATGATAAGTGAACTTAAAACGGCATTTCAGATAGGATTTTTGTTATACATACCTTTTATGATAATAGATTTGGTTGTGGCGAGTGTTCTTATGTCAATGGGTATGTTTATGTTGCCTCCATCCATGATATCACTGCCATTTAAACTGTTATTATTTGTAATGGTAGATGGATGGTATTTACTTGTAAAATCTTTAATTGTAAGTTTTCAGTGA